The sequence GAGGGCCGGATCATCTGTCCGAAACACGGCTCGATGTTCGATTCCTGTTCGGGCTACTGTGACAACGGCGAGGCCGCCGACACGACGCTTCCGTCGGTCGACATCTCGGTCCGAAACGACGGCCGGATCGTGCTCACTGACGACGAACTGACGTTCGTCGGCGAGGGTGGGATCGACGACAACGAGAGCGACGGCGACGACGGCCCCGCCTCGACCTCTCACATCGGATTCTGAGACTCGTTCGCCGCCGACGGTCTCCGCGTGGCAAGCGCAACCCGCCGTCTTTTGCCCGTCGCGGTCGTCGCTCAGCCCGATACAGATGTCGTCGACAACGAACGATCGATCGGGACTGATGAGAAAGATCGGCGTCGTGACGACCCTGATAGACGCGATACGGGAGTTCTCGAAGGGACACCGCGGAAGCGGCCTGGTGCTCCTCGTCGCGGCCGCGCTCTCCTCGCGAATCCCCGGTATCGGAACGGCCGCGTCGCTGCTCCTGCGGGCGTACCGACGGCTCCGCTGAGACGGCGTCGCGATCGGTGACCGCCGTCTCGAAAGCGTATTCCGGACGCTGATACTACGAGCGCCCATGCTCACCTTCATCGGCCTCGGACTCTACGACGAGCAGTCGATCACCGTCGAGGGCCGGGACGCCCTCCGGAACGCCGATCGCGCCTACGCCGAGTTCTACACCAGCAAACTGCTCGGCGCGACCGCCGCGGACCTCGAGGCCGCCCACGGCGTCGACGTCGAGGTTCGGGACCGCGCGGGCGTCGAACAGCACCCGGACGACATCCTCGCAGCCGCCGAGAGCGAGGACGTGGCCTTCCTGACCGCTGGCGACACGATGATCTCGACGACCCACGTCGACCTCCGCCTGCGGGCCCACGACCGCGGGATCGAGACGCGGGTGATCCACGGCGTCACGGCCCAGACGGCCGCCAGTTCCCTGACCGGGCTCCAAAACTACCGCTTCGGGAAGGCGACCACCCTCCCGTTCCCCTACGCTCACGGCGCCGACGGCCTGCCGGCGAGCGTGACGGATACGATCGACGCGAACCGGGAGGACGGCCTCCACACGGTCGTCTACCTCGACATCAAAGTCGATCACGAACTCACCGACGAGGACGAGTACATGACCGCCGACGTCGGCGCCGAGTTGCTCGCTGAAGAGTACCCCGACCTCGTCGGCGTCGTCGTCGCTCGCGCCGGCAGCCCCGATCCGCTCGTCGCGGCTGGAACCATGTCGGAACTCGCCGAGCGAGAGTTCGGCGACCCGCTGCACCTGCTCATCGTTCCCGGCGAGTGTCACGCCCTCGAGGCCGACGCGCTGGTCGAACTCGCCGACGCCGATCGGGACGCACTCGAGACGCATTGATCCGAGACACGAGCGAGCCGTCTTAGGCGAACTGACTCGAGTCACAAGCGGGTTCGTCCGTCCGCCAGTGACTCGAGCGCGTCGAACGCGTGGCTATTTAGGGCCCCGGCGGCTGTCCTGATCCATGAGCGGTCGGGAGCGAACGGACGAATCGGCCGGTGACGAAGCGATCGGCACCGCGACCGACGGAACGAACGACCTC comes from Haloterrigena salifodinae and encodes:
- a CDS encoding Rieske (2Fe-2S) protein translates to MRELTTTETVREKGSWLFTVRDQYGELDEVILVPCDNESGSASGQASTDGGVEAWINRCTHEAQRFDTGRGVPMREGRIICPKHGSMFDSCSGYCDNGEAADTTLPSVDISVRNDGRIVLTDDELTFVGEGGIDDNESDGDDGPASTSHIGF
- the dph5 gene encoding diphthine synthase; the encoded protein is MLTFIGLGLYDEQSITVEGRDALRNADRAYAEFYTSKLLGATAADLEAAHGVDVEVRDRAGVEQHPDDILAAAESEDVAFLTAGDTMISTTHVDLRLRAHDRGIETRVIHGVTAQTAASSLTGLQNYRFGKATTLPFPYAHGADGLPASVTDTIDANREDGLHTVVYLDIKVDHELTDEDEYMTADVGAELLAEEYPDLVGVVVARAGSPDPLVAAGTMSELAEREFGDPLHLLIVPGECHALEADALVELADADRDALETH